ATGTCCGACGCAATCGAGTCCGTTCAGGAAGTTGTTGAGATGTTCGAAACGACCGACGCCCTCGAGCACATCGAGGACGACGACGAGCGCCGCGAGCAACTCGTGGACGACATCGGCTCGAAGTTCACCGAGTTCGAGAACTTCGGGTTCGCTGGAGACCAGATGAAGTCGGAGGTGATCTCGGCGATGGAAAGCGAGTACGGTGTCACCGCTCAGCGGATGGACACTTCGGAGTTCGATCCGCAGCCGCTCTCGGTCGTCACGCCGGAGAACGACGAGATGTGGCTGGACTGCATCGTCACAGTCGCGCAGTTGTTCGACGGGCTTCACTCGGCAATCGCGGCCAAGGGCGTGTTCCGGGATGAGCACGGGAATTCGGCGTTGTTCGTGGACTTCGACGACAACAACGTCTTCTCCGAGATCGACATCGAGGAGGGGATGTGCTTCAAGATCGACGGAGCGGTCGTCGAGGACTACGTCAAGGACAACGGTGAGCACTCCACGTCGGTCAAGATCGTCAACACGACCGAGGTCGAAGTGCTGGACGAGGACGCTGTCGAGGGAACGGTCACCCTCGATGGCACGGTCCACGACATCCAGAGTGGCTCGGGCCTGATCAAGCGCTGTTCGCACGACGACTGCACCTACACGGTGGGCGACGACGGACGCTGCACCGAGCACGGCGAGGTCACCGGCGAGTTCGACCTCCGTGCGAAGGCCGTCCTCGACACTGGTGAGAGCGTCGAGACGGTGATCCTCAACGCCGAGATGGTCACCGACCTCACCGGGATCGACCTCGACGACGCCAAGCAGATGGCGCAGGACGCGCTCGACCGGTCGGTGGTTGAGGCCGAAGTGGCTGATCAGCTCGTCGGCGAGCGACTCCAGGTCAGTGGTGACCGGCTCAACGACGACGATCCTGCCAACGCGCTGTTCCTCCCTGACGACGCAGACGACGCAATCGTCACGCCCGAGGAGCTTCCGGCCGACCCTGAGGCGCTGCACGACCGCGCCCAGGTCGAAGTCGAAGCCTGACCCGGCCATCCGGGGCCGGCGCGCATCTGGCTATTTGTGAGTCCAGATGTGGATGAGAGGCATCGAGACGAAGCCACTCGCGGTTCACGGTCGTGGTGCGGTTGCGGTTGCGGTTGCGGTTCCGATACTGGTGATTCCAATGACTGACAACAACAACGTCATCGACGCCGAGGAGGAGTTGAACCTGACCAATCGCACTGTCGCTCGCAAGGCGTTCGGCGAGGAGATCAACGCCGTTCGCGGCTCTGTCGAAGTGCCGGGGGACGGTGAGTACGATCGGAAGTTCCACCTGCTCCCGAGCGGTGCTGCTGCCGGGCGTGTCCACATCGTCGGCGCGCTCACCCGCGTCGATGAACTCGACAACGACGCGAACACGATCATCGCGGAGGTGAACACGGACCAGCACAGCGGGAAGGTCACGCTGCTCGTCGGGCAGCGCGCCGACGGCGTGCGGTCGCAGATCACCAACGCTGACGTGCCCTCGTGGGTGTCCGTGGTCGGGAACCTGAACGTGCGGAACCCCGAGGAAGACGATGTTGACGAGTTCGATGTCTCGCTCGATGTCGAGTCGTTCGCCGAGGTCGATCAGCAGCGCTACAAGAGTTGGGTGGCGCGGACGGCAGAGCAGACGCTCGATCGGATCGAGCGTCGCGAAGCGGGTGCCCAGCTCATCCTTGAGAAGGATGGCGAGGAGATGGACCTGATGGTCGGTGCGGAGGCTGGCGATCTGGCCATGCCCGACTTCCGGGACTCCATCGCGAAGCTGCTCGAAGACGAGTTCGATGTCGGCGGCCCCGATCCCGAGGCGAGCGGGGCGGCGGAGGCGGCCGCAGACTAGGGCCGCCTCCAGGGCACGAGTGGTCTTCCCCTCACCGCTCACTCCCTCCGCTCACCGCGCGATTGCGCGCCGTCTCGCGGCGCACAGATCGCTCGGGTTGCTGCGGTCTCCTGCTGACTGCTCCCTCCACCCGCCTGAGCGCTGCGCTGCGCCGCTCGCCTCTCACCCCGAAGGTTCATGGTGGCGCTGTTCGCACGCTCTCACTACGGCGATACACCGGCTTCTCGCCCGGATCTCAGACGCGGACTTCTGTGCCTGGTTGTGGTCGCGCTGCTGGTGAGTAGTTCGCTCCGCGGTCCGTGCCCAATTACACCTGAGGACCTCGCGAGTGTCTGAAAACGGCAGTGTAGTGGTTCGATTCCAGCGCCAGGCGTGCTCCCTCCGAGGGTGAGCAGGCTCAGTACGATACGGATCTCCACATTAATCACTTATCGGAGAACGGTATCCAAACGGCTCTGTGCGAGCAAGGTTCGACTCCTGCAGGGAGCGTGGCGGACACTCCCCGCCACACACCCGCTGAGAAAGCGGCGAACCACGGCCGATACACCTCCGTTGCACCCACCCATCTGCCGGGACCGTGAGTCGCTGGGCCCCGGTGGCACCGGGGAGCTCACCCCAGTTCACCACGAAAGTGCAAGTTGCAGATGGGCTTCTTCACTCTCCAGAGGCTGACGCTCGGTTCGACTCCGAGCGGAGAGCATTCCCGTCTTCGCGAGAGCTGACCTGTCGCTCGAAGCGAAGACCCCACAGTGAGTGCTTTGTGGGGGAGGCAGCGCCTCCCCGCACCGTCCCGTCCCGCACCGCACCGCACCGCACCGCTCCGCTGATCTGCCTCCCGCCGAGGCCGGAGGCCACTGGCGTGGCCTCCCCCTCCTGCGGTGCTCGCGAGGCTGCGCTCCTCGGCGTGCGCCGGAGGGATCAGCTTCTTTGTGGCGGTAAGCGTTCGCGACGCCATTGGTCCATCCAGAGGAGACTGAGATGTCTCTCAGCAAGGATGCGGCGACGACCCCGAAGGTGGACCGCGCGGTGACCAGTACGCACAGCCCGGTTGAGGAGCCGGTGGTGGCAGCGGTCAAGCGGGCACAACAGACTGTTCGGCGACACTTCGAGGCGGACACCCTGCGGGACGCGCTCACCCAGGCAGAGTGACGGGACTCGGTGTGGGTGAGTGTCGTCAGGCAGGGAGCTAGAGTAGTGTGACATGACCGACATCAGCGTCTCGAACGGAGGTGATACACATGAGACAGCCACACCAAGCCAGCGTGACGTGCCAGTCGTGTGACCGGGTGCGTGAGGTGCCAGCGGCCGCCACAGACGCGGTCGGTGGTGAGTACACCTGTCGGTACTGCCGACGGGACATCCCGACGCCCGAAGACATGCGTCACGAAGAACCGGACAGCATCCGGACGTGACGCTCAAGCGGGTGGACCGCTCCCGGATGTCCGGTGTATCGTACCGAGCCTCCCGCCGAAGCCGGAGGCCGCTGGCGCGGCCTCCCCCTCCTGCAGTGCTCGCTGCGCTGCGCGCTTCGGCGTGCGCCGGAGGGGAGGGTTGTGGCCATCGTGCGAACCACTTCCTGGAGGCGCTGGCGACCCAGCCGCCGTCCGCGGTGGCGGCACCGACAGCGGGGCGGTGCCGCGGCCCGCGGCCGGCGACGGGCTCGCCGCTTCACCCGGAGACCGAACAGGCTCCTCGTTACGAGACGCAGGGGGTGAAGGCGCGGGGTGGCCTCCCTGCGGTCGGCCACCCCCGGCTTGCGCCGGCCCTCAGACCACGTTCCTCTTCGGGCGCACCATCACTCCCCTGCGTCTCGTGGCCACTCGTCGATGTTCGGTCTCCTCTACCTTACCGCGTTTCTGATGTCGAGTCACGTGAGCAATGGGTCGCACTCTCGTCGAGAACTCTGCCTGCGGGCACTGCTGTGGACAGGCGTGGGGAGTCTGGTGGTGACGACGCTGGTGGTACTCCCACCGATGAAAGCGATACCCGTCCTACTGTCGCTGGCGGGCAGTGCTCTCTTCTATGGTCTGACCGCACTCTAATCCTCGCAGGCAGGCGGTACGTGGGCGTGGTGCGACCCATCGAAGCCACGGCGGGACATCCCCCGTATCGATCGCCCTCCCCCGGCGCCCGGAGGGGCGGTGGCTACCGCCACCCGCCCCTCCCCCCTCCTCGGCGGCGGTCCGGGGGAACGATCCCCCTCCCCTTGCCTCGGCGTGCGCCGGAGGGCGGTCGTCCGACGACTGCCGATTCGTAGGTCTGCATGGCGACCCGCTGGTTGAACCAGCTCCCGTTCTCAGCAAGCTCTGTGGAGTCATCCACTCACACGGTGTCTTTCTTCGTGCAGGTACTGATGGCCACGCAGACAGGATCAACTGGGTGTTCTATCCAGCCGAGAGAGGTGACGGCTGCCCGAACAGGCCTGAGTCGTTTTCCGGGCACATCAGTGCTCGGCTGGAACTCAACTCTCAGGTGATGCTGTTCGTTCTAAGCTGGACAACCTACCCCTCTGAGGTGCGTCCTTTTTGAACTCGGACATCTCCAGTCCAGAGAATCCGGTCTCAGCTTAATCGCTCCTCTGTGACCGGGAGTGATCTGCCGAAACCTGCCTCTCCTCAGAGGTCAGCATCCTACAGATCACTGCTCAGAGGACCCGGGACGCGTCCGTGAACGAACCAGTACCGATCAAGATGGGACCTGCACCACTCAGCGGTCTCGCCCCTGATCAGGCCACGACGCCCATCGAAGCGACGACCAACCGCAACTACCTGCGGCTAGCCCCACAACGGCATCGCGATCGCTGACTGGCAGCCACGACTGACCGGCGACAACTGACACCTGCGACCACAACGAACCGGCACCCAACAGTCGCGACCACAACTACACTTCGACAACGGGGGGTGCAGCAACAGATCGGGTCAGAGATGCCGGACATCAGGACCAGCCGACTCAACGGGCGACCACACTCCTGACGCCGCCCAAGAGGCCACAACGACTGCGACCACTGGTTTCTCCCTCCAGTGGCGGGTGAGATGCACTCGCCCAGTGACGACCGGCGCAAACCGCAACAGCAAACCGCGACCACCCACGAAACAGTAGTATCGATGGAGAAGCACCAGTCAGTGCTGCACAGAGCCGCGACCGCCATCGGCAGCGTCGGCGACGCGACCGGGACGATTCTCATAGCAGAGCAAGGCGGAAACCCACCCCTTCAGGGGTGGGAGGAAGCCGACACGAGCGGGTGACTAACCACCGTCCGGCAACAGGCTGACTCCCCAACACATATGAGTAAGTAACTATACATATGAGACATGGAAGTGCGCCGGACCGTCCCAGTCACGCTTGACGTGGACAGTCCTGACGCTGCACTTCTCGAAGAGACCATTGACCAGTTCCTCTGGGCAGCGCAGTACGTCACCGACCACGCCTTCCAAGGTGAGTACGTCACCACCAGCAAGACTACCCTCAACGACGAAACCTACGACGATGTTCGGGAGGCCACCGACCTCCACTCGAACCACGTTCAATCAGCCCGCAACAAAGCTGCCGAAGCGTGCAAAGGCGTCGTCGAACGCTGGAAACAGGGCAAGAAGGCCTCGAAGCCACAGTTCACCAGCCCACACCTCGTGTACGAGTCTCGAACAGCCACGTTCCACGACGACTACGTGAGCCTCGCTACCGTCGACGGGCGAATCAAAGCCGACTACGTACTTCCCGAGAACCCGGAGAACACGCCCCACCAGAAGTACCTCTTCAACGACGACTACGAGATTACCAGCGCGGAACTCCACCGGAAGCACGGTGAGTGGCAACTTCACATCTGTTGCACAGCAGACGTGGAGATCGACACGTCGGCGCAGACAGCCACCGAGAACGGAACGGTTCTCGGGGTTGACCTCGGCGTGAACCAGCTTGCCGTCACCAGTACGGGCCAGTTCTGGAGTGGTGACGAGTTCGACCACTGGCGACGAGAATACGAGAAACGCCGGGGTGACCTGCAAGAACACGGGACGCGGTGGGCACACGAGAACATCCAGTCAGTCGGACGGAAAGAAGAAGGTCGATTCAAACAGACGCTCCATCGTATCAGCAACGAGCTGATCGCAGAGGCTCGTGAGAACGGGTGTACGGTGATTGCCTTCGAGGACTTGGCCGATATTCGAGAACGGACTGGTGCATCGTGGGGCCACAAGTGGGCGTTCGACCGCCTGTACGAGTACGTCGAGTACAAGGCCGAAGCGTACGGGCTAGATGTCCACCAAGTGAACCCGAAGAACACGTCACGGCGCTGTTCTGAGTGTGGGTTCACCCACCCCGACAACCGGAACGGTACGGACTTCGAGTGTCTGAAGTGCGAGTATCAGAACGACGCTGACTACAACGCAGCAAAAAACATCGGTTTGCGGTATCTCCGTGGCACTCAAACTGAGAGCGACGGAGGCGCACCCGTAGGCGTGCGCTTGAACAGCGGGACGCTGAACGTGAACGGTGAGTATGAATCACCTGCCGACGTGTCGGCCAGAACGGGCGTCCACGCTGAAAGCCCACCCCTTTAGGGGTGGGTTAGCTTACCTACCTTGTCGGGTTCGTGTATCTCGGGCTGATCGTGCTTGTTGACGCGACCATCTTCTGACTCGGCACACAGAGCCCTACGAGTGTAGTTGAAGATACGCATCAACCCGCGACCACTCTCTGATCACGTTCTGTGTCGGAAACCGAGGCCGGAGGCCCCGGCGGGCTGGTCAGGCCCTCGGAAACCACTACGTGCCATATGCGGGCTCACGCAGCATCAGGGTCCGTCTCTGCGAGCGGGCACCGATGCGGGATGCGTGACATCAGGTCCGTCTCTGTGTGTCGGCCCTGATGCACCCGGATGTAGCACACGGTCACCAATACCGTTTATGGCTACTCATCCAGCCACACCACTGACCAACAGTGAGTTTTAAGACCTACGCCGTGTGTGTGGTGCGTATGTCGAGGCAAGCCACGGCTCCACCAGAGGTAGGTGCGCGCGAGGCGCCTCCTACCGAGAGTGAAGCCGTCTTCACGCCCGATTTCGATACTGACATCAAGTTCGCGTATCAGGACATCCTCGGGACCGTCGCTGCCAAGGATGGCGCGTTCTGGGGGAGGCCAGACCATCCGGTTGGGGACTCCTTCTACGTCGCAGTGGAGGGATACACTCGTGACGACGACGCAGATACAATCAAAGGCGTGATCACTGTCCCAGACGATCACACGCCGAAAGAGCCGTGGAAGACGCTGTCTCCGCAGGGCCGCGCTGAATCGCTGTTCAACGTCGTCCGCAAACAGATCGCGACCGGCAGCCTCGGGGCGCCTGCAACCTTCGTCCCAAGCGGCGAAGTGCAGTTCGCGGCCCTGACGCCCAGTTCGGAGGCAGTCAGTACCACGGAAACGGTGTATCGACACGCGACCGGCGAGACGCTGCCAGTTGTCGGCGATGCAGCTGTACGACATCCTCGAGCCTGGCACATACAGGCGCCGGACAGTGGCGAGTCGCTGATCACCCTCGCGACCAGGCAGACCCGGGCACTCCTTCACGCCGCTCGGAAGCTCAAAACCGACGCCAACTACCAGCAGATGGGAGTCAAATCCGTCCAGTCGGTGTTCCGGCCAACGACGGAATAGAACCCAACACCCACAGTCTTCACCACTGAAGCGGTGACTCCCACGCAGGCACCCGTTCCTCTAGAGCAATTTGTACTCCCAGGGAGAAGTGAGATGTCGTTGGACTCACCAGCAGACCCGAAGAACTCACCCCCGGGACCGCGACCAGGGGTTCCTCTTCCACACTCGCCGGAACGGTCTCTCACGTACGAAGCAGTTGTCACCTCAGGCACTGTCAGAGGGGACTCCTGGTTTGGCGGTGTCCAGTCGCTCGTCGAAACCGCGACCGTCTCGCTGGAAGGCTACACAACTACCGACGAGAAGGTGACTGTCACGGTTTCGCTCGGCGACACTCCCGACGAAGTAGAGGCGCTGCAACCCGAGTACGGCGGATCAGCCGGCCGGGCACGAACCATCGTCGACGTCGCTCGCGACAAACTGGCCACCACTCGTCTCCCCGATGTCCCTGCGACCTTCGTCCCAGCTGGCGATGCAGCAGTCGCCATCTCAAGCGACCACGTGTCAGATGGGACCGGGTGGGGACATGATCGGAACAACGAAGCATCGCTCGCGGGCGACCAGATCACGATCGGGACCGCGACGGTGACACCAGCCCGGGTCATCAGTGTCGCCACCCCTGGGAGCCATCATCGCCGGACGTACCTCACCACCTCAGTAGACCACGCACGCACCGCATTAGTGCAGGATCTCCACCACACCCCCGACCAGGTGAGAGTTACGTACAACAAGCTTCCGTACGCTGATACCCCAGTAGACCACCATCAAGACCCGTCCGAGACACCCGTTGAGTTCACACCACAGGCGACTCACGCAGAGTAGACGGAACCCCACACACCCAGAAATTATACACGCACAGCATCAGGTAGACCACATCAGACCATCCACGTGGCGTACATCGGTTCGACTCCGACGGTGGACTTCGGCCCTCAGGCCGTGATCACATATGGAGATAGAAGTCGAGGACACAGGCGCGACAGCAGACGTGTACCGTGTGACAAGCGCAGATTCACCCCAACAGGCTATCGCTGCCGCAAAGCGCGAACACGCAGACAAGACCGGAGTAGATGTCGCTGACATCACCGCTCGAAAACTCGAAGAAGATGCGATGCTCGGCAACGTAAAGATCGTGGCTATCGCAGAGTGATGAACCACTTACTATGACACACACCTCTTCTGACCACCCAGACGTCGTGGAACTGGTAACCAACTCGGATTCCCTCCCCGATGAGACTGAGCTGGGTTCGATCGAAGATGTCGTCCCACGGACCCCCGAAGCCGTTAGAACGGTTCTGTCCGACCCAGCATCTGAACTCCCCACAGAGTGGAAGGAGGATCTCGCCGCCCTTTCCCACCAAGAACAAGCGATTCTTCTTGGGATGACGATGCGCAGCCTTCGAGGAAACTGGCTGGCACCCGGCCGTCGCCTCGCGATCATCAGGTTTCTCGCTGACACGCTCACTATCCTCCCCGATGTCCTCACTGCCAGGATTCAGTGGAACGCAGCGTTGTTGGCAACTACCCGCGTAGATGGCCGCATCTTCCGATCAGGGTCTGCCCCTACTGAATTCCCAAAGAACCCGCCCACTGGCCCTGTAACTCCACCCGAGGCGGTCGACAACGATGACTGGCAGGGAACCTACTACGAAGTCTGGGAACTCGGGTATCCACCCGAAGGAGACACATCATACGTGAGGCACGATCCGCCGATGGGTGTTGACGCTGATCTCAAGACATACATTCCAGACGACCTCACCTACACGAAGCAGTGGGAAACCTGCCGGTGGCGAACCGAGATTCCAGTTGATGATGACGTCCCCCACGAGAAGCCGACGGTAACAGAGATCGCATACGGTCCGAGCTTCGATGGTCGGGCTGTTCGGATTGCCGACCCTACTGAGGAAAGCCCGATGTTCACCGCTCACGTAATTCGCCCTCGTAGTGATGCACCACCCGTTGTGATCCATCTCTAACGGTATACCAACTCACCACCGACACTCGCGAGAACACAGGACCTATCACAACACTGTTTGTACAAACAGAGGAGGGTGGTTCATGTTCCGGTTAGAGGACTACAGCCGCGAGCAGCTCAAATCGGCAGTGTTCCAAACTGGCGGTACCCCTGTTGAACCGGCAGACTTCTGCTATATCGAAGACCTCACGCTCGGTGATGACGCCGACACCTGGGACGAGGCCGTCAAAACGAACGATTACACGATGACTCTCGTTTCCCATCTGACGGACCGGTCCTGGGACCTGAGCCCTACTGAGGAGGGCCACCGCCAGTTCCCAAACCTCAAGCTCCCGCAATTCGGTGACACAGTGACGCAGTACCTGCGACAGACTCGAAATGGCGGTACCTGGGAGGCGACTAACCGTGGGATGGGCACCCGAGACAACATTTACCAGAACACTGCCGAAAAGACAAAACCACCCTACCATCCATCCGAAGCCAGGATCATCGAGCGAGAGTACACTGTCGGCTCGGCCATCGCAAGGACACACTCCATCAGATACGACCGCGACCAACTCGACTGCACGTTCACTGGACGTGGCTCAGTCGAACAGGCTGTTGCGGCCATCGACGACGGCAGCTTCGTCGCCGTCGACGTCGACACTGCTGTCCGTCTCAAAGGCGAGGTAGTTGATATAGCGGGTGACTACGAACTACCGGGGGACGAGAACCGTGTGCATCCTGACACGGACCGCCTCGGAGAGTCATTCATCGGTATCATCGACCTCCCAGACACAACGGCCACCCTCGAGTACAAGGAGGGCGACCTCATCGTCAGTAACTGGTCGCACCCAGATCTCGATGGTAGCGGGCCACACCCGGTAACAGGACTGAACACGAGCACGAACATGGAGTGGCGCGATCCTGACTGGTTCTCTCGCCTTCACCGCTACATCGACACAGAGGTCGCAGAGGAAGCTGCTGGCGAAGTCGCGACCGTCTTCACCGCGCCTCAGAATCCGTACTACGCACTCGGGGTCGACGTCGATATGACATACCGGTCACAGCCAACCAACGACTTCCCTGACGTTGACCACCCGAACAACCTCGCCCGTGCAGCAAACGAAGATACCATCGCCGGTGGGATCAGCGCAGTCCCAGAACTCACTGTCGTCGGCGAAAAGATGTACTAGGAGCAATGCCCCTGATTCACCGCCAAAAAGACACAGAACGCCGCCCCGATACCGTCATTTACCACTCCGCCGACTGTGCAGACCACCCCACTGCGACGCGAGCCCCAGCAGGAGCCCGTCAACACACGCACCAACGGGAGGTGATGATCAACGTTGATCCCGTGGACACTCACGAGCTGTTCATGGAAACCGTCGAAGAGACCTGTTCATGTGGTACAGAAGTGACTGACGACTACACCGTCGCCGAGTGGCCAGCGATCCCACTGACTGCAGAAGCAATCGTTGGCTTCCTCCAGCGGATGGACGGGTACGTCACACTCCGGGTGAAGTCGCTTCGGTATCCCGAGGAGACTCCCGACTGGGAGTCGGTGCTTCCTCTCAAAGACCCAGACCCAACTGAACAGTGGGATCTCGCATTAATTCAGGATCGCTTGGTCGCCCGGACCAGGTACGGGCATGACCCGATCTGGGACCTTGATGAGTTCACAACGGACACGCTCGAACTCCTGTTCCGGCATCTGCCGTCTGAGCCCCTTCCGATCTGGAAGTCTTCATTGACAGGGCTCGCCCGGGCTAGCCGCAACGGGGTAGACATCGACGCCGGTATTCCCGTCGACGAGTTGTCGTCTCTCTCGCTGTAGTGACCGCCGCCCGTACGGGAGCGTCGCTACCTCGTTTGTATCCCCAGGATGCGGTGAGGTGATTCAAATGTTGTCAAGCCTCAAGCCGCGTCCGCCCCCGGAGTGGGCAAAGGAATGGGCGACCCTCCTCGCGAAGCTCGCGACGGCAGGCGGGTTTCTCCTCGCACTGTATATCGAGCTGTTCGCGTAACAGTCCTCTCAGAGGCATCGTCACCAACTATTATCACGCTCTAGCCGGTATGATATGGTACACCCGTATGGCAACCCACACGTCACGCCCACCTGATAGTCCGCTCACCACGCTTCGATCAGCGGTGCAAGCGGACTGGTGGGTCGCAGGGGTCGTCTGTATGTGGATGCTCCTCGGCGGGTCCGAGTGGCTCCTCGCACAGGGAGGCTCACCACTGGTGGGGGCCACCCTGGCACTACTCGGGATCGTCGTTTCCTGGGGCATCACAGAAGACATCCTCGCCGTAGCCGACACGAACCTGTAGAGTAGCTAACCACCCCACACACGGGGGTTCACGCTGCGTGTGGGCGATACCGTCTCTGGCGGCGCTACACACGCAGTGTGTTCAACTCACTAAGCGACCTTTATGCCACGACACATCCATCCAGTACCAGCAGACCAGTCTGATAGTACGTCTGCCCACTCCACTCCCGGGCTAACAAGGTGGCAGCTGTGGCTTGCCGGATTGTACCTCACCGCACTCTTGGTGATCACCGTGTGGGTCCTGCTGGTCACCCCATCACTTCCACAGTGATTTGTTCCAGCAGGAGAGAATGGACATGACTGACGGAATCGACACGATCGAAATTCCTGGACTCGGGAG
This region of Halobaculum sp. MBLA0147 genomic DNA includes:
- a CDS encoding RNA-guided endonuclease InsQ/TnpB family protein, which codes for MEVRRTVPVTLDVDSPDAALLEETIDQFLWAAQYVTDHAFQGEYVTTSKTTLNDETYDDVREATDLHSNHVQSARNKAAEACKGVVERWKQGKKASKPQFTSPHLVYESRTATFHDDYVSLATVDGRIKADYVLPENPENTPHQKYLFNDDYEITSAELHRKHGEWQLHICCTADVEIDTSAQTATENGTVLGVDLGVNQLAVTSTGQFWSGDEFDHWRREYEKRRGDLQEHGTRWAHENIQSVGRKEEGRFKQTLHRISNELIAEARENGCTVIAFEDLADIRERTGASWGHKWAFDRLYEYVEYKAEAYGLDVHQVNPKNTSRRCSECGFTHPDNRNGTDFECLKCEYQNDADYNAAKNIGLRYLRGTQTESDGGAPVGVRLNSGTLNVNGEYESPADVSARTGVHAESPPL